The window ACCTGTGCGAACTCGACGGGGACGATGCCCGAGCAGTTACCGCCCGTCGTCGTCGCTCAGGCCGACTGTACGCTCGAACGGGCCGTCGCCTGCCGCGACAATCCCGAGGCGCTGTCGCCGCCCCAGGAAATCGCCCAGCGGGTGCCGGACCGCTACGAGCGGCACGCCTACCTCCATCGGACGACCGGCGGTTCGTACTTCCACGGCGTCGTCGTCTACGTCGACCCCGAGGCCTAGTCGTCGAAACCGCCCTCGACGGCGTCGCCGGTCCGAATCTCGAAGCGCGCGCCACCATCCTTGCTTTCCGTCGCCTCGACCGTCCAGTCGTGTGCTTCCGCGATTTCACGGACGATAGCGAGGCCGAACCCGGTTCCGTCCTCGTGGGTCGACAGCCCCGGGTCGAAGACCTCCTCGCGGCGGTCCGCGGGAATCCCGGGGCCGTCGTCGGCGACGTAGAAGCCGTCCTTCAGGAGGCCGACGGTGACGGTGACGTCGGCGCCCGCATGCTCCACACAGTTCCGAAAGAGGTTCTCGAAGAGTTGCGTGAGTCGGCTCCGGTCGGTCCGCAGGGTCGTCGTCCCGTCGGTCACGAGCGTGGCGCCGTCGGTGACGACGTGGCCCCACGCGTCGGTGGCGACCGATTCGAGGTCGACGGACTCGGTCTCGTCGACGGTCGTGCCCTCCCGGGCCAGCGTGAGGATGTCCGTGATGAGTTCCTCCATCCGGTCGTGGGAGGCTTCGACGGCGCCGAGATGCTCGCTGTCGACCTCCTCGGCAAGGAATTCGAGGCGGCCCTGTGCTACGCTGAGGGGGCTCCGCAGGTCGTGGGAGATGACCGAGGCGACGCGTTCGAGCCGTTCGTTCTCCCGGCGGAGTTCGGCCTCGGTGCGGCGCTGTTCGAGGCCGATGCCCACCCAGCGGCTCATCAGGTCGACGAGCGTCACCTCCCAGTCGTCGAAGGCCGGTTCCTTGGCTTCGTCGCTGTAGAAACAGAACGTGCCGTAGAGGTCCCCGTCGACGAAAACGGGCGCGCCGAGATAACAGGCCATGCCGAGGTCCCGCACCCCGACCCGTTCGAACTGGTCCGGCGCCTCGTCTTCCAGGTCGCCGATGACGACGTCGCCTTCCGTCGAGACGACGCGTTCGCAGACGGTCGCCGACAGTGGAACGGTATCGCCGGCCTCGACGGCGCCGTCGTCGGCCTGGACGATTTCGAAGACGTACTGGTCGCCTTCGACGTGCGAGAGCGTGCCGTATCTCGTTCCGAGGGTCCGACAACCGATTTCGAGGAGGGTCGCCACCTGCTCGTCGAAGGACTTCCCGCGGGCGGCGATGACCTCGTACATCTCCCGGAAGGCCGCCTCCCGGGTTTCGAGGGAGGCTTCGGCGTGGTCGTCGCGGCGCTCGACGACCGCAAGCACCAACGGTTCCTCGGTATCCAGCCGTGTGAACGTGACCGTACAGGGCCGGCGGCCGCCGCTCGCGGTTTCGAGCGCCGTCAGCCGAACGGTCTCGTCGCCCGCGAAGCCGGCTTCGAGACCGGTCGCGAAGGCGTCGTCGGCGAATACGGTCCGGTGATGTTCGCCGTCAAGGGGCGCCTGCCCGGCCATCTCGTGGAGGGCGTCGTTGCTCCGGCGTATCGTCCCGTCGGCCGAGAGAATACAGAGCGGGGCCCCTATGGCGTCGAAGGCGGCAGCGCCGACCCGGTCCGAACTCATTACCGCTTATAGGGGCGGATAGCTTTTGAACCACCCGATTCCGGTGGATTTCGGTGACTCGTCGGCTTCGAGGAGGGGCTATCGCTCGTCGATGGTGGGTCGCGGCACGAAAAGAGGGTCAGCCTCGTGGTGGCCGTCACAGCAGGCCGTCATCGTCGGTCGACAGGGTGTCGTCGATGGTGTCGGTGGTGTCGTTGACGGTGTCGTCGACGGTGTCAGTCGTATCGTTGACGGTGTCGTCGACCGTGTCGGTCGTGTCGTCGATGAGACTCCCATCGGGCGTCGGTGTCGGTGTCTCGGTGGGCGTCGCCGTCGGCTCCGGGGTCGGCGTGGGCGTCGGCGTATCGGTGGGCGTATCGGTCGCTGTCGGCGTGGGCGTCGGCGACGCCGTCGGCGTATCGGTGGGCGTGTCGGTCGGCACCGGCGTCGGGGTTTCGGTCGCCTGGGTGCCGCTGACTGCGGAACTCTCGGTTGGCGAGGGGGTCGCCGTCGTAATCGCGTCCTGGCCGGCGTCGGGCGCGTCGTTGGGGACCGGCAGCGGCATCGCGGCCGCGAGGAAGCTTATCAGCACTAGCATCGTCACGACGCCGATAACCGTCGCCGTGGTCCGCGAGTAGGTGGCGGCCTTGTATCCGCTCCCGCCGTCGTCGTCGCTCGTCGTGGATGAGGGGGACGTGTTCGGCCCATCATTCGCAGCAGTCGAGGAACCGGTCGCGGTGGCGCTCGTGGTCCCTTTGCTCCGGGACCGTGACCGCTTCGAGCCGAACTCCGGCGGTTCGGACTGTTCGACGTCCTTGACCGAACTCTCGACGCGGTCCTGTGGCGCGCCCGCCGTTTCGTCGTCAGGTGCGGTGGGCCCGTCGCTTCCGTCGTCAGACTCGTCGTCATCGTCCAGCGCGGCGGCCTCGACCGCATCGAAGGCGGCCTCCATCGGGTCGATATCGGTATCGCCTTCGTCGCCGGTGTCCGTGTCGTCGGTGTCCGTGTCGCTGGTGTCCGTGTCGTCGGTGTCCGAACCGCCGGCCTCCGCGCCGTCCTCGTCGGTTTCGGCCGACGTGTCTTCGGTGTCGTCCGCATCGGGGAACGCTTCGACTACGTCCGCGGCCGCGGTTTCGTCGGCGTCATCGTCCTCCCCGTCATTGAATATGAATCCAACCTCGTCGGCTTCCGAGGCCGTCTCCTCGATGGCGTCGTCGGCGGCTTCGTCTGCCGCGGTGTCTGCCATGGCGTCTGCCGTGGCGTCGGCAGCCGCACCGGCACCGACGACGCTGGCGGCGGTTTTCCGCTCGCCGAACAGCGACGTGAGGACGCTGAGGTCCTGTGGTTCGTGGGCCGCGGGTAGCAGGTGGAAGTGGGCGTGAGCGCCGGCCTGCTCGAACTTCGAGGTCATCTCGTTGAGGAACTGGAAGACCCGGTTGGCGTCCACGTACTGCAACAGCGCGGTGACCGAGTCGAAGCAGACGACGGTCTGCTGGTCGGTGTCGGCCCACGCCGAGAGGAACTCGGAGATGGCGATGCCGACGCCGGTGAGGTCGCTTGGGTCGGAAATCCGGCGGACGGCGGGCCCGCCGCGTCGGTCGGGTTCGCTGCGGCCGTCGGCGCCGCCCATCTCGACGCTCACGATGCCGATGTTGGCGGGTGGGGCGTGGGCGTGGTCGCGCCACGCGGCGAGTCGCTGGTCGGCGGATTTCGTGAACGTGACGAACACCACGTCGACGGCACTGGGGTCGTCGACCCCTGAGAGGGTCATACACGCCTCCTCGTCGCAGTCGTCGTGGCCGTCCACCTCCAACAACACGTTCGCCGCCCCTGATGGTGTTTCGTCGCTCATTGGTAGTTACACCCGCGGTCCGAAGCGAGGCTCCGTGACCGCTGATTATCATGTGTTATCGCTTACCAGTATAATACTCGCGCTCCGTTTCAGCGCTCGAAACGACCGATACCTCCGCGCTCAGTCCGACTTCTCACCGGATTCCCGGACCGTCAACACGGGCGGGTCGGCCGTCCGAAGGACGCGCTCGGTCGTGCTGCCGAGCAGGGCGCGTTCGAGGCCGCTCCGTCCGTGAGTTCCCATGACGATGAGGTCGACGTCGTTCTCGGTGGCGTAGTCGACGATGACCTGATGGGGCGCGCCCGCGCCGAGTTCGGCGCGAATCGACGTGATATCGGCGGCTTTCGCCTTGGTACGGGCGTCGCTGATGGCTGCCTCACCTTCGGCTTCGAGGGAATCGTACAGCTCGGGCTGGTCCTCGGTGGGAATCCGCGTCTCGTCGACGACATAGAGGAAATGCAATCGGGCGTCGTGGGTCTTGGCGTGGTCGATAGCTTCCTCGACGGCCGCCGTCGCACACGTCGACCCGTCGGTCGGTACGAGGATATCGTCGTACATATCGCCGACTTCGGCCGAGAAACCCTTAAACGGCCGTGGCGATGTTCGGCGGTAGCTTCTTGCCCGCCCCGTTCCGAAATTTCGAGTATAAGAGTTGTGCTGGTGTCAAATACAGCCAACCGTGTGAGGGAAGCATGACGACGCATCGTGAACCGCTGGATTCGGTGCTCGAGACCGTCGGAGAGACGCCGCTGGTTCGGGTGGGGGCGGCCCCCGAGGAGGTCCCCGTCTACGCCAAACTGGAGTCGTTCAACCCCGGCGCCAGCGTGAAGGACCGCATCGGCGAGCACATCATTCGCGGGTTGCTGGAGCAGGGTGACCTCGACCCCGGCGGGACGATAATCGAACCGACCGCCGGCAACACCGGCATCGGGATGGCGCTGGCGGCCACGCAGTTGGACGTCGCGGCCGTCTTCGTCGTCCCCGAGAAGTTCAGCGTCGAGAAACAGCAACTCATGGCCGCCCTCGGCGCCGAAGTGGTCAACACCCCGACCGACGACGGCATGGAGGGCGCCATCGAGCGCGCCCACGCCATGGCCGCCGACCGTGAGAACGCCGTCGTCCCCCAGCAGTTCGCGAACCCGCTGAACGTCGAAGCCCACTACGAGACCACCGGCCCCGAAATCTACGAGGCGCTGGACGGCGAGGTCGGCGCGGTCGTCATGGGGTGTGGCACCGCCGGTACCCTGATGGGCACCGCGAAGTACCTCCGCGAGCAGAACCCCGAGACCCACGTCGTCGCCGTCGAACCCGAGGGCTCCCTTCTGGCCGAGCGGTTCGGCGAGGAAAACGAGAAGCGCGAGTACCACATCGAGGGCATCGGCACCCACGACCCCACGACGAACGAACTGTTCGACCCCGAACTGGTCGACGACGTCGTCCAAATCAGCGACCGACGCGCCCACGACGAACTCAAGCGCCTCGCCCGCGAGGAGGGCCATCTGGTCGCCTCCAGTTCCGGCGCCGCCAGCGCCGCCGCCCTCGATACCGCCGAGGCAATTCGCGACGGCGAGGTCGATGTCCCCTACGACACCGTCGCAACGGTGTTTCCCGACTCCAGCGAACGCTACCTCTCGAAGGGTATCTACGAGTCCTTCGAGGGATGGACACAGTAACATGACACACGACGATTCAGACGCCGATTCGGACCGCGACGCATCGCCCGCCAACGAACGCTTCGAAACCCGCGCCATCCACGCCGGCCAAGACCCCGACCCCGAGACGGGCGCGCTGATGACGCCCATCCACGCCAACTCCACCTACGCGCAGGACCGTCCCGGCGAGGACCGCGGCTACGAGTACTCCCGTACTGGCAATCCGACCCGCTCGGATCTCGAAGCCAACCTCGCGGACCTCGAAAACGGCAGCCACGCGCGGGCCTTCTCCTCGGGGATGGCCTCCATCAACACGGTTCTGAACACCCTCGAAGCCGGCGACGACGTAGTCGCCGGCTCGGACATCTACGGCGGCACCCACCGCCTCTTCACGCAGGTCTACGAGCAGTTCGACCTCTCGTTTTCGTTCGTCGACACCACCGACCTCTCGGCGGTCGAAGAGGCGATACAGGACGACACCGAACTCCTGTGGGTCGAGACGCCGACCAACCCCCTGCTCCAGATTAACGACATCGCCGCACTCGCGGAGATTGCCCACGAGAACGACGCCCTCTGTGCGGTCGACAACACCTTCGCGACGCCCTATCTCCAGCGGCCCCTCGATTTGGGCGCCGACATCGTCTCCCATTCCCTCACGAAGTACCTCGGCGGTCACTCGGACGTCATCGGCGGCGCGCTGGTCACCGACGACCCCGAACTCGACGAACAGTTCGGCTTCTATCAGAACAGCGTCGGCGCCACGCCCGGCCCCTTCGAGTGCTTCCTCGTGTTGCGGGGCACCAAGACGCTGCCCGTCCGCATGGACCGCCACTGTGAGAACGCCCGCCAACTCGCGGTCTGGCTGGAGGACCACCCCGACGTGAGCGAGGTGTACTACCCCGGCCTCGAATCCCACCCTGGCCACGATATCGCCGTCCGGCAGATGGACGACTTCGGCGGGATGGTGAGTTTCGAACTCGACGCGACGCTCGAAGAGACCAGCGACATCTGCGCGGAAACGGAGGTGTTCACCCTCGCCGAGAGCCTCGGCGGCGTCGAGAGCCTCATCGAACAGCCGGCGGCGATGACCCACGCCGCGATTCCCCAAGAAGAGCGGGAGGCTTCCGGCCTCTCGGACGGCCTCATCCGTGCCAGCGTCGGCATCGAACACTACGAGGACCTGCGCGCGGACCTCCAGTCGGCTATCGACGCCGTGCTACACTAGCTCAGGCCGCCTCGACGGCGTCGAGCAGGGCCTCGTAATCGGGTTCGTTCGTCGGGTCGTCGGCCTCCCAACTGTAGGTCACGGTGCCGTCCTCGTCGAGGACGTAGACGGCCCGGTTTGCGACCCCGTACAGCCCCAGATCCGGCAGGTCGAGCGTGAGGTCGTAGGCCTCGATGGCTTCGCCGTTCATGTCGCTGACGAGGTCGAACCCGAGGCCGTATTCGTCGGCGAACGCCTCCTGGGAGAACGACGAATCGGCGCTGATTCCGAAGACGGTCGCCCCCGCGTCGTCGAAGGCCTCGAAACGCTCCTGCAGGGCCACCATCTCGTTCGAACACGGCGGCGTGAACGCCCCCGGGAAAAATGCCAGTACGACGGGCCCATCGCCGAGATACTCCGAGAGGTCGAACGTCTCGTGGTCGCTGCCCCTGTACGTCGCTGTAAACGTCGGTGCGGTGTCTCCAGTCGAAACCATACCAACGAATATGGGGCGGAACGGACCTAAACGCTTGGCCGAACACGGTCGCTTTCCCCTTCACTGATAGCCTGCCATTTATACGGCATCCCGCGCCACCTCGGAACGAATGCCCTCCGACGAGTGGTCGGGTCCCGCCCCCACGCCGACAGCCCCCCGAACGAGCACGCGAGCGGTCCTCGCTATCGGTATCGCTACCGGCGTCATCTCGCTGGCCTTCATGTGGTTGACCGCGCCCGAGCAGGTTCGCCTCGCCTCGGACGTCTACATGCGGGCCGCCGAGGCGCTGCTGGCGGGCGAGGACATCTACGCGGTGTCGCCGTCGCGGCTGAACGACTACTATTATCTCTACCCGCCCATCGTCACGCTCCTGTTCGTCCCCCACGCCCTCGTCGGGAGTTCGCTGGTCGCCTTCGGCATCCAGACGGCCCTGAACGTCGGCGCCAGCGTCGGCACGGCCGCCATCATCTATCGCGCGCTTCAGCGCCGCGGTATCGCCCTCGAACGCTTCGATTTCGGCCTGCTCGTCGGGTTCGTCCTCACGTCGGCCTACGCCGCGATTCCATTGATAAACGGGCAGGTGACCCACTGGCTGGCGCTGGCCTTCGCGGTCGGCTTCGACGCCCTCGACCGCCGGAGGGAATCGCTCGCTGGCGCGGCCTTCGCTGTCGCGGCGCTTATAAAGGTATTTCCGGCGGCTATCGGCCTGTGGCTGCTCCGCCGGCGCGCGTGGCGCGCGGTCGGCGTCGCCGTCCTGACGGGGATGGGCGGCCTCCTGCTCGGCGTGCTGCTGTTCGGCCCTGACCTCACGGTGACCTACTTTTCGGACGTCCTCGTCGGCCGCTATACGGGCAGCAGTTTCGACGGGACGCCCGCCGTCTCGCGGAACGTCGACGGCCTCCGGCGGCAGTTGGCCGCGCTGGTTGACGTCTCTCGCCCCGTCCGAACGGCCCTTTCGGTCGGAATACTCGCGCCGATTCTCGCCATTCTTTATAAAGAGACGGACACCGATGCCCGGCGACAGGCCGCCGGACTCGGAACAGTCGTTGCGACGCTGCTGTTCCTGCCGCTCCAGCCGATGTATTCGCTGCTGTTCGTCTTCCCGCTCTGTGTTCTGCTGTATCGGCTACCGTCGGGCCGTCCCCGAACAGTCCTCGTCGTCGGAACGCTGTGTTCGTATCTCGTTGTCGGCTTCGAGGAGGTCGTCATCGCAGTCGAGGCGGTCCCGATTCCGGAAGCGGTCGCCGCGCCGCTCCTCGGCGCCGTCGAGGCGGTTTTCACCGTCATCCTCCCGCCGACGGTCGGTCTCTGGCTGCTACTGGCGGCCTGCGTCCTCGTCGCTCGCGATTCAGAACTGCAGATGTGAGGTGGAACTCGGGCCGTCATCGTCGTCGATGCCCCCCTCGTGGCGGAATTCGAGGTCCTCGTCGGTGAGGTAGATTTGGCCGTGTCGCACCGAGATGTCGACCTCGGCGAGCGTCGAGCCGGCGGCCTTGCCGTTGTCACAGTAGCCCGATTCGGCGTCGAACATCGAGCCGTGTTTCGGGCAAATAATCTCTCCGTTCCGCATCGCGGCGCCGTTGCCGCGGTCGAGGCGCTGGTCGGTCTCGTGCTGACAGAAGTTCTTCCATGCGGAGACGCCATCGGAGAGGGACACGAGGATGACTTCTTCGAGGTTGCCGTCGGCCTCCTCGACGGTGAAGAGATACGAGCCGTTGTCGGGAATCTCGTCGGTGCTCGCGATGAGGGTCGTCATCGGCGGCCATAGGCGGGGCGATGACTTGACGGCTTGGGACGCCGACCGGTCGTACCGCCCCCGCCGACTCGACGCTCGAATAGACCAGAAGTTTCAGGGAAACGCGTACTAAAGGAGGGGATAACCGTCGCTTCGCGCGGGACGGAGCGACCCCATACAACCGATGACTGGCGCCGATATATCGAACGTGGTCCTCGTGACCGTCGACTCGCTCCGAGCGGACGCCACGGCTCCCTACGACGAAAGCCGTCATACGCCGGTTATCGAGGAACTGGCCGAAGAGGGGACGGTCTTCGAACACGCCTTCGCGACGGGCAACTGGACCCCGTTTTCGTTCCCGGGTATTCTCGCCTCCCGCCCCGTCTTCGCTGATTCGGGCGATATCGGCGTCGAGAAGGCCGACACGCTCGCCGAAACCCTCTCGGGAGCCGGTCTCGAGACGGGCGGGTTCAACGCCGCCAACGGCTTTCTGACCAGCCACTGGGGCTACGACGACGGCTTCGACGAGTTCGAACCGTTCGTCACCGGCAGTTCCAGGTTCTACAGCCAGTATCTCGCCGCTCATCCGACCGTCGAGGCGTGGCTCCAGTTGGCGGCCTCGCCGTTCCGGCGGTTCGCCTCGAAACTCCGCCGCGACGGCAACGACAAGCCCTTCTTCGACGCCTCCCGCGGCCTCGACGTCGAGCGGTCGGCCACCGGCTTCATCGACGACACCGACGAACCGTTCTTCCTGTGGGTTCACTACATGGACACCCACACGCCCTACGTCCCCGCCCCGCGATACGTCCGTGAGGTCTCCGATTCCCGCCTCGGCACCCACCGGATGCTCATGGCCCACACCCGAACGGGGCTGGGCTGGGAGGTCGGCGACCGCACCCTCCAGGACCTCCGGACGCTCTATCAGGGCGGTACCCGGCAGGTCGACGCCAGCATCGGCCGGATTCGCGAGGCGCTGTCGGCGGCGGGCGTCGCGGACGACACCGCCATGATCGTCGCGGGCGACCACGGCGAGGAGTTTCAGGAACACGGCCACCTCGCTCACTACCCGAAACTCTACGACGAACTCATTCACGTCCCGCTTATCGTCGATATACCGGGTGTCGACGGCGGCCGCGTCGAGGAAGCGGTCGGCCTCGACGATATTCCGCCGACGGTATGCGGCCTGCTCGGCGTCGACGGGCGGGATTCGTGGGTCGGCGAGGACCTCACGCCGACGCTTCTCGACGGCGAGACGCCGTCCGGCGACCCAATCGTATCGGTGGCCGTCCGCGGTGAGGAGGTGACAACCCAGCCTATCCCCCGGAGTTTGGTGGAGGGCGACCTCCTCGTCAGCGCCCGCACGACCGAGTGGACCTATATCCGGAACACCGAAAGCGGCGAGGAGGAACTCTACTATCGGCCGACGGACCCGACCCAGCAGGAGAACCTGATGGGGGATGTCGACGCGGACACCAACGCCGACGCCGACGCTACGGCGGCCATCGAACACCTCCGACCCATCGCCGAGCGACACGCGGCGTCGCTTTCGTCGGAAGGGCCGACGGCCAGCGGCGATGTCGACGAGGACCTCGAACGACGGCTCTCGGCGCTCGGCTACCGATAGATGGTACGGGAGACCCTCCGCCAACTCGTCGAGGGCCCCCTCGCAGTTCGGCTGCGGCGGTTCGCCGCCGTCGGCGCGCTCGCGGCGGGTGTCCAACTCGTCTTGCTGTGGCTGCTCGTCGATATGGGGGAACTCAACTACATCGTGGCGGCGTTTCTGGCTATCGAGACCACCATCATCTTCCAGTATGTCCTCAACAACGCGTGGACGTTCCACGCCGACCGCAAGACCGAACGCTGGTCGTACGTCTACGGACTGGTGAAGACGAACATCGTCCGCGGGTCGGCGATTCCCATCCAGTTGTTCGTCCTCTACGTCTTCGTGGCGTTCGGGTCGCTGCAGTATCTGGTAGCGAACGCCATCGCCATCGCGGCGACCGGCCTCTACCGCTACGTTCTCGACGCGCGATGGACGTGGTCGTAGGCCCCTCCCCTTCTCCGCTTATATATCGCCGATAGGCTCGTCGACGCCACCGAAGTAGCGTTCGGCGACGTGTTCGGCCGTCCGCAGCGCCAGCGCCTGGCCAGTATGCGTCGGGTTCGCGCCGCCGACGCCGTTCGAGAGCGCCGAGTGGTCGGCGATGAACAGCCGGTTCACGTCCTTTGCCTCGCCGCCGGTATCCAGCACCTTCCCCATCGCCATCGAGGACTGCATGTGCAGGAGGATGGGTGCGGCGTCGGTTCGGTGGATGTGTTCGGCGCCCGCCTCATCGAGGATTTCGGCGGCACGGACGGCGAGGTCGTCGCGCCGCTGGTCGTCCTCGGGGTGGGCCTCCCATTCGACCTGCGGGACCGGACCGTGTTCGTCCTCGGTCGATTCGTCGACGGAGACACCGTTCGTCTTCCGCGGCCGGTCGTCGGTATGACAGATGAGCGTCAGCGTCCGTCGGTAGTCGGCCATCCGTTCTTTCAGTTCGCGGCCGGCCAAGCGTCCGGCGCTATCCCACGGCTTGCCCGCCGTCTCGCGGTCGAAGGCCCACTCGCCCCGCCCGGCGGCGTAGACGGCCATCGCGGTGATGCCGGGCGCGAAGGTGTTGACCGCGATACCGCCCGTTCCGGGCACGTCGACCCGCGAGCCGGCGGCCTGTCCCTGGTGGGGTTCGGTCCGCCGCTGGCCGATGAGGTCCTCCAGCGTGTCGGGGTCGAAGACGCCCGCGACGAAATCGAAGTGGTGGGTGGTCAGCCCCTTGCCGACCCAACCGTTGTCCGGTAGGCCGCTGTTGAGCCACAGCCGTGGCGTCTCCACGCAGCCGGCCGCTAACACGACGGTATCGGCGCGGACGCGCTCGGTCGTCCCCGCCCACGTGTCGCGGAATTCGACGCCGGTCGCCTCGATAGACCCGGGACCGCCCTCGGTCAGCACCTCCGTCGCGAAGGCGTTCGGCCGGACTTCGACGTTGCCGGTATCGAGCGCCCGCGGGACGAGCGAGATACTGGCCGACCGCTTGGCCCGTTCGCGATAGGGCGCTCCGCGAGGATGTGGACCGCCCTGATGTTCGTGCATTGCGAGCGTGTCGCCCTCGTAGTCGGGATAGCGATAGGCGTCGTCCGCCTCGTTGTCCCCACTTTCTTCGTCCCCGCCGTCCCGCATCAGCCGCTCGTCGGGGTGCGTGATGGCGTTCGGGAACGGCCGGTAGCCCTCCGTCGTGACGTTCAGCCCATCGTTCAACTCGTAGCCCGCACGGCGCGCCCCCTCGAAGAACGCCTCGCCCTTCGGCGTCGTCGGCGCGGGCTTGACCGGGTGAGCCTCCTCCAGCAGTTGATAGTAGGGCACCAAATCGGCGTAGTCGATGGGCCAATGCGGCTGGTCGTCGATGCTCTCGACGAACGCTCGCGGGTGGTTCGCGTAGTAGTGTTGGGTCGTTCCGCCGACGCCCGACAACTGCGAGATGAGTGCCTGCTGTGGGACGGTGCGCTGCCACGGCGGCCGTTCGGCGT of the Natronomonas halophila genome contains:
- a CDS encoding GMC family oxidoreductase N-terminal domain-containing protein, which translates into the protein MRERETDVVVVGAGGDAPALAWRLGQLGVDVTMLEAGPFYGNEKWQAPNDAPGGEASADPADLSGELLDEQFTAKEGDMNDPVTGKLRWGPADAERPPWQRTVPQQALISQLSGVGGTTQHYYANHPRAFVESIDDQPHWPIDYADLVPYYQLLEEAHPVKPAPTTPKGEAFFEGARRAGYELNDGLNVTTEGYRPFPNAITHPDERLMRDGGDEESGDNEADDAYRYPDYEGDTLAMHEHQGGPHPRGAPYRERAKRSASISLVPRALDTGNVEVRPNAFATEVLTEGGPGSIEATGVEFRDTWAGTTERVRADTVVLAAGCVETPRLWLNSGLPDNGWVGKGLTTHHFDFVAGVFDPDTLEDLIGQRRTEPHQGQAAGSRVDVPGTGGIAVNTFAPGITAMAVYAAGRGEWAFDRETAGKPWDSAGRLAGRELKERMADYRRTLTLICHTDDRPRKTNGVSVDESTEDEHGPVPQVEWEAHPEDDQRRDDLAVRAAEILDEAGAEHIHRTDAAPILLHMQSSMAMGKVLDTGGEAKDVNRLFIADHSALSNGVGGANPTHTGQALALRTAEHVAERYFGGVDEPIGDI